CGCAGGTATTATTGGATCCCGGGGGCGGGCCAGCGGTGCTGGCAGACGCAACCCATTCTGTGCAGCGCGATGCGACCAGCGCGGAGACCCTCACGATGAGCACACCCATGAACACGCCGGAAACGGAAGTGCCCAGTCCGCTGAACTTCAGTGACAACGCGGCGCACAAGGTGAAGGAACTGATGTCCCAGGAGGAGAACCCCAACCTCAAGCTACGGGTGTTCATCACCGGCGGGGGGTGTTCCGGTTTTCAGTACGGGTTCACCTTCGATGAGAATATCCAGGACGGGGACACCGTGGTGGAAAAGGGTGGTGTTACCCTCCTGGTGGATCCGATGAGCTACCAGTATCTGGCAGGCGCGGAGATCGACTACAGCGAAGGTCTGGAGGGTGCCCAGTTCGTGATCCGCAATCCGAACGCCACCACGACCTGCGGCTGCGGGTCCTCGTTCTCGGTTTGAGTCGCGGTCTGTCCCTGGCCCCACGGTCGGATGGAAACGGGGGAGGCAGCTGCCTCCCCCGTTCTTTTTGGTATGCTAAAGGACTGCCGTATCCACGCGAGGGATGCTCATGAGCGAGTACCTGCCCGGGTTGGAGGGCGTTCCCGCCACCCAGTCCAACATCTCCTTTCTGGACGGCAAGAAGGGGATCCTCACCTACCGCGGTTACCGGATCGAGGATCTGGCCGAACACAGCAGCTTTGAGGAATCGGCGCTGCTCCTGCTGGATGGCCGCCTGCCGACCGCCCATGAGCTCGCCCGTTTCGATGAGGACCTGCGCCAGAACCGCCGCGTCAAGTACAACATCCGGGAGATCATGAAATACCTCCCGCCCACCGGGCATCCCATGGAGATGCTCCAAACCGCGGTAGCAAGCCTGGGAATGTTCTACCCGGGGGACGAGTGCCTCACCGGCAGCGATCGCTGCGCGGACCTCAACTACATCCACAACATGTCGGTGAAGCTCCTGGCCCGCATGGCGACCCTGGTTGCCATGTGGGAGCACATCCGCAACGGTTACGATCCGGTGGCGCCGCGCACCGATCTGACCTACGCGGAGAATTTCTTGTACATGCTCATGGGACGGGATCCCGACCCGTTCGACGTGCGGATGATGGACGCCTGCTTGATACTCCATGCGGAACACACCATCAACGCCTCCACTTTCGCGGCGTTGGTAGCGGGTTCCACACTCGCTAGTCCCTATCTGGTGATCGCGGCCGCGATCGGTACCTTGGCGGGGCCTTTGCACGGGGGTGCGAACGCGCGGGTGGTGGAGATGCTGGCCCAGATCGGCAGTCCCGGTGCCGCCAAGGCTTGGCTGCAGAAGAAGCTCGCGGCCAAAGAGAAGATTTGGGGTTTCGGTCATCGGGAATACAAGGTAAAAGACCCGCGCGCCATCTTCCTGCAGAAATTGATGGAGCGTCTGGTGGAATATCGGGGTGGTAGGATCAGCCCCCTGTTCGAGACGGCCCGCGCCTTGGAGGCCGCCGCGGAAGAACCCCTGGCTGCGAAAGGGGTGTATCCCAATGTGGATTTCTATTCCGGAATTCTATACACGGAGATGGGCATTCCTGCGGATCAGTTCACCGCGGTCTTTGCCGTCGCCCGCTGCGCCGGCTGGCTAGCCCATTGGCGCGAGCAATTGTCGGACAACCGTATCTTCCGCCCGACCCAGGTTTATGCCGGCGAGGGTGTGCGGCCCTACGTGCCCATGACCAAGCGCCGCTGACCGGGCGTCGCGGACGTCCCCCCTCCCCGTGGCCGGCAACGCCGGCTCCCCGCAGCCCCGGGCTCCGGTCCCGATAACCCCGGGCGTCGCCGCCCTGGGGACCCGGCCTCTCACAGTATCAGTGTCGGCGGGTTCCGCCGTGCAGTGCCACGGCATCCCCGTTGGGTGATGCCATGGCACCATATTTACCCGCGGACATAGATCCCTCCCAGGACCACGGGCCGCTGCGCGCCGGTGACCGAAGGGAGATTGCCGGGTGCCGCGCGCAGGGTCTGATATGCCAGCCATGCGAAGGCGGTGGCCTCCACCCACTTGGGATCCAGCCCCCAGGCGGCCGTGGATTCCACGGCGCAACCGCGCGCATGGCGTTGGATGCGTGCCAGCAGTCCGCGGTTGGCGGCGCCCCCTCCGCACACCAGCAGGCGCTGGGGTTCCGGGGCGTGCTGGTGCACGGCGCGTGTTACGGAGACCGCAGTGAGTTCCGCCAGCGTCGCCTGCACGTCTTCGGCGCGGAGTGGTTCCGGCTGGGTAGCCAAGGCCTGTTCCAGCCATGCCATGTGAAAGTGCTCCCGGCCGGTGCTTTTCGGCGCGGGCTGTGCGAAATAGGGATCCGCGAGTAATGCCATGAGGAGCCCTGGGCAGACCCGCCCTGTCCCCGCCCATTCTCCGCCGTCATCGTAGGGGTCCCCCACGTGGCGGGCGCACCATGCGTCCATGAGCACGTTGCCCGGTCCAGTATCGAAGCCGATCACCGGCGCCGCGGGATTCTGGGGCAGGTGCGTGATATTGGCGATACCCCCCAGGTTGAGCACCACCCGGTCTTCCTCGGGGCTACGGAAGACCAGATTGTGGAACGCCGGCACCAAGGGGGCGCCCTGGCCCCCGGCTGCGAGGTCGCGTCGCCGGAAGTCCGCCACGGTGGTGATTCCGGTGCGCTCCGCGATCACGTTGGGGTCGCCGATCTGGAGGGAGAAGGGGTAGGGCCCGGCGGGCCGGTGGCGCACGGTCTGGCCGTGGCTGCCGATGGCGCGGATCTCATCCGGGGTGCGGCCCGCGGCTTTGACCACTGCGAGGGCAGTGGCGGCGAAACGCTCAGCGAGGTGCACGTCGAGGCGTCCGCTGTGCTCCAACTCGTTGGGGAACTCCCCCTGGGCCAGGGCGCGCAGATCCTGGCGTAAAGACTCGGAGATCGGCTCGCTATGAGTTGCCACAAGAGTCGGTGCGTGTTCCAGGTCCACGAGGGCGGCGTCCACCGCGTCCATGCTGGTGCCGGACATCAGGCCGATGTAAAGCTCGGGCATAGGTAGTTCCCTCCTGGTCTTCCCGCCGTCGGTTTGGGTCTAGTGAATGCTGAGCCGTTACGACGCGGCGGGACGGTACTACGGGCGGCGCCGGTGGCAAGACAGGCGTGACAGCGGCCGCCTAGTCCCCCAGCGCCACCTGAGTGCGTTCCAGGACCGCGAGCTGGGCCAGCAACGGGCGCGCCTTGGCCTGGAAGTCGGCGCGGTACCGGGCGTTGATGGGTTGTGCGTCGGGCAGGCGCACATTCAATGGGTCGTGGTGTACGCCGTGGATGCGGAATTCGTAGTGCAGGTGGGGGCCGGTGGCCAGACCTGACATCCCCACGTAGCCGATTACCTGACCCTGACGTATCCGGGCGCCGCTGCGCAGACCCCGCGCGAAACGCGACAGATGGGCGTAGAGGGTGGAATAGCCGTGGCCGTGCTGAAGGATCACCGTGCGTCCATAGCCGTTCTTGCGGCTAGCCAGCACCACCTTGCCTGCGCCGGTGGCGTGGATGGGTGTCCCGACCGGGGCCGCATAATCCACGCCCACATGGCGGCGTGTCCGATGCAGGATCGGATGGCTTCGGTGCAGGCTGAAGCGCGAACTGATGCGCGTGAAGGACACTGGGGTACGGATGAACGCCTTGCGCATGTTCCTGCCATCAGGCGCGAAATAATCGGTGCGTCGCCGCGCGTCGGTATAGCGCACCGCTCGATAGACGCGGCCGCGGTTCACGAATTCGGCGGCAAGGATCTCGCCGTCGCTCAGCCGGCGTCCCTTCAGATAGCGCTGTTCGTAGACCACGGCGAAGTGGTCTCCATCGCGGATGTCCAAGGCGAAGTCCACGTCCCAGCCGAAGATATGGGCAAGCTCCATGATCAGGTTGTCGGACAGCCCCGCTTTCTGTCCGGCGACGAAGAGCGAGTCGCGAATGACGCCAGTCGCGTGGGCAACACGCACCTCCGGCATCTGTTCCATCATTTGGGCCGTATACCCGGCCGGGCCGCGCCGCACCAGCAGGCTGCGCGTAGGGTTGAACACGTATTCGAGGGATTGCAGGCGCGGCCCGTCAAGCACGAACTTCAACGTGTGGCCCGGGTAGATCCGGCGCAGGGCGGCGGTGTCCGGCCCGAGACTCAGGATCGCATGGAGTTGTTGCGGACTTACACCTACCCGTTGGAAGATGGCGGCCAAGTTATCACCGGGGCGGACCCGGACCACGGTGGAGGGCGTTTGCACGCGCGCGGAAAGCGCGGCCGACGTGACGACCGATTGAGGCACTGCGGCCGGCAGCGGCAGGGCCCGGATGGCGCGTGCCGCGGGCGTGGATGCGGCTGCGGGGCGGGCGCGGTGAGGTGCCGCCAGATCGTGAGAGGTAGACAGGACTAGGCCGCCCACCAGGACCACCCCCACTACGGCGGGCAGCCACCAGCGGATTTTCCCAGACTGGCGTCGGAGAACCTTCCACTGGGGTGCCCGCGGTTTGATTTGCTGATCGATCAGAGGCCTGTAATCCACGGAATTTGCTTGGATAATTCTGTTAACATAGCCCGGGGTTCGGGCGGGTGTCAATTACCCGGTGACGTGCCCAGGCCCCGTCCCCTATTGCGTGCAGGGGGGCGGTTTCTTGAATGGGGATGGCGAAACCGGCGCGGGGCCGGGAGCCGAGCGAGGTGGGGTACGATGACCACGGTACCGGAGGGCCTGGAACAGATCCGGCGTGGGTCCGATGAGATCCTGCCGGAACGGGAACTGGAAGAACGGCTCGCGCGCGGCCGGCCCCTTCGGGTCAAGGCCGGTTTCGATCCTACTGCGCCAGATCTGCACCTGGGCCACACCGTGCTGTTGACGAAGCTGCGGCAGTTCCAGGATCTCGGGCACGAGGCGATCTTCCTGCTGGGAGACTTTACCGGCATGATCGGGGATCCCAGCGGGCGCAATGCGACGCGCAGGCCCCTTAGCCGCGAGGAAGTACTGGAAAACGCGCGGACCTACGAAGAGCAGATCTTCACAGTCCTGGATCCCGAGCGCACCCGCGTGGTTTTCAACTCCACCTGGATGAAGGAGATGGACGCCGGTGGCTTGATCCAACTGGCGGCGCGCCACACCGTCGCCCGCATGCTGGAACGCGACGACTTCCACAAGCGCTATACGGAGGGTCAGCCCATCGCGATCCACGAGTTCCTCTACCCCCTTATTCAGGGCTACGACTCGGTGGCGTTGCGCGCCGACGTGGAGCTCGGCGGTACCGATCAGAAATTCAATCTGTTGATGGGCCGGGAACTCCAGAAGGCCTATGGGCAGGAACCTCAGGTGGTGCTCACGATGCCGATCCTGGAAGGGCTGGACGGCGTCCAGAAGATGTCCAAGTCACTGG
The Chromatiales bacterium 21-64-14 genome window above contains:
- a CDS encoding citrate synthase (catalyzes the formation of citrate from acetyl-CoA and oxaloacetate), which codes for MSEYLPGLEGVPATQSNISFLDGKKGILTYRGYRIEDLAEHSSFEESALLLLDGRLPTAHELARFDEDLRQNRRVKYNIREIMKYLPPTGHPMEMLQTAVASLGMFYPGDECLTGSDRCADLNYIHNMSVKLLARMATLVAMWEHIRNGYDPVAPRTDLTYAENFLYMLMGRDPDPFDVRMMDACLILHAEHTINASTFAALVAGSTLASPYLVIAAAIGTLAGPLHGGANARVVEMLAQIGSPGAAKAWLQKKLAAKEKIWGFGHREYKVKDPRAIFLQKLMERLVEYRGGRISPLFETARALEAAAEEPLAAKGVYPNVDFYSGILYTEMGIPADQFTAVFAVARCAGWLAHWREQLSDNRIFRPTQVYAGEGVRPYVPMTKRR
- a CDS encoding iron-sulfur cluster insertion protein ErpA, which encodes MSTPMNTPETEVPSPLNFSDNAAHKVKELMSQEENPNLKLRVFITGGGCSGFQYGFTFDENIQDGDTVVEKGGVTLLVDPMSYQYLAGAEIDYSEGLEGAQFVIRNPNATTTCGCGSSFSV
- a CDS encoding anhydro-N-acetylmuramic acid kinase is translated as MPELYIGLMSGTSMDAVDAALVDLEHAPTLVATHSEPISESLRQDLRALAQGEFPNELEHSGRLDVHLAERFAATALAVVKAAGRTPDEIRAIGSHGQTVRHRPAGPYPFSLQIGDPNVIAERTGITTVADFRRRDLAAGGQGAPLVPAFHNLVFRSPEEDRVVLNLGGIANITHLPQNPAAPVIGFDTGPGNVLMDAWCARHVGDPYDDGGEWAGTGRVCPGLLMALLADPYFAQPAPKSTGREHFHMAWLEQALATQPEPLRAEDVQATLAELTAVSVTRAVHQHAPEPQRLLVCGGGAANRGLLARIQRHARGCAVESTAAWGLDPKWVEATAFAWLAYQTLRAAPGNLPSVTGAQRPVVLGGIYVRG
- a CDS encoding tyrosine--tRNA ligase; protein product: MTTVPEGLEQIRRGSDEILPERELEERLARGRPLRVKAGFDPTAPDLHLGHTVLLTKLRQFQDLGHEAIFLLGDFTGMIGDPSGRNATRRPLSREEVLENARTYEEQIFTVLDPERTRVVFNSTWMKEMDAGGLIQLAARHTVARMLERDDFHKRYTEGQPIAIHEFLYPLIQGYDSVALRADVELGGTDQKFNLLMGRELQKAYGQEPQVVLTMPILEGLDGVQKMSKSLGNYIGIADPPHEMFGKLMSISDALMWRYLELLSFRPLSELKAWRAEVEQGLNPRDVKFRLALEIVGRFHGAGAARNAHEAFITRFQKGALPQDMAQVELQAAGGVLPIANLLKEAGLASSTSDALRLIRQGAVRIDGERVEDGGLELAAGSTHVYQVGKRRVARVSIR